The region TTATTATACAACGGCTATTACAGGCCTGCGTGGTGATGCTGACGGTGGCGCTGATCGCTTTTACCATGTTCCAGTTTGTCGGCGATCCCATCGCCGGTATGCTGCCGGAAAGCGCGACCCAGTTTGAGCGGGACGAGCTTCGTGAAAAGCTGGGCTTGAACGACAGTGTCATCACCCAGTACGGGCGTTTCGTCGGCAATATTGCCCAAGGGGATTTCGGTATTTCCTACTACAACAAGATGGACGTGCTTAACCTGATTTTGGAGCGGCTGCCCGCCACGCTGGAGCTGGTGTTTGTGGCGGTGATTATTTCGCTGTTGGTGGGCCTGCCGGCGGGGGTATGGGTGTCGTTGTCCCGTAACAAATGGCTGACCAGCTTGGTGCAGACTATTTCCCTGATTGGGGTGTCTCTGCCTAGCTTTATCGCCGGTATAGTGCTGATCATCGTGTTTTCGGTCTGGCTTGGCTGGTTTCCTTCCCATGGCCGGGGCGACATAGTTGAGTTTGGCTGGTGGAGCAGCGGCCTGTTCAGCAGGTCGGGCTGGGCTTCCATCATACTGCCGGCGTTATCGTTGGCGCTGTTCATGATCACCATGATCATGCGCTTGGTACGTAGCGAGATGAAAGAGGTGCTGCGCACCGATTACATCAAGTTCGCTAAGGCCAGGGGTATCAGGCAGCGTAGCATCAACTACACCCATGCGCTGCGCAACTCCCTGCTACCGGTGATCACCATCATAGGCCTGCAAATCGGTGGCCTGATTGCCTTCGCGGTGGTGACCGAAACCGTGTTCCAGTGGCCTGGGATGGGACTGCTGTTTATCCAGGCGGTGAACTATGTGGATATACCGGTGATTTCCGCTTATCTGGTGTTCATTTCCTTGATATTTATCTGCATCAACACTCTGGTAGATATTCTCTACCGGGTGATCGATCCGCGCTTGAAAACCGCTTGACCGTTAAGCACAAGGACGAGGTAACGTATGTCTATCAATACCACTAAAGCGGCCCTAACAGGCCAGAATAGTCCCCGGCCTGGGGGGCTGAAAAAGATATGGCAACAGCTGTTGGCTGCCTGCGACAGCGACATCGCCTATAACTTTCGGACGTCCCGGCTGACGATGTTCGCTACCGCAGTGCTAGCCCTGCTGCTGTTTGGCGGCATCGGTGCCTCCCTGATGGCACACTATGACCCCTTCGATATGGCGGCCTTTGATCTGATGGATTCCGAACTGCCGCCCTTCTGGGTGGAAGGCGGCGAGGGGCGCTTCTGGCTGGGCACCGATATCCAGGGTCGGGATGTGTATTCTCTTATCCTTCATGGCCTGCAGGTATCATTGATCGTCGGTTTTATCAGTGTGACTTGCGCCATGGCTCTGGGGGTGACCCTGGGGGTGGTGAGCGGCTATTTCGGCGGCATGATCGATGCCCTGATCATGCGTCTGGCCGATGCCATGCTCAGCTTCCCGACCATCATGTTTGCACTGCTAGTGAGCGGCGCGGCGCGAGGCCTGCTGCCACAGGAGATGCACGACCAGATGGCAGTCTACATCATCGTTATCTCCATCACCCTCACCGGCTGGATGCAGTATGCCCGTACCGTGCGTGGCAGTACCCTGCAGGAAGGAAACAAGGAGTATGTGCAGGCTGCCAAGGTGATGGGCAGCAGCAATATGCGCATTATGTTCCAGCATATCCTACCCAACGTGCTCAGCCCGGTCATGGTACTGGCTACGCTGCACTTGGCGCTGGCGGTGCTGACCGAGGCGACCCTATCGTTCCTCGGGGTGGGCATGCCACCACATCAGCCTTCGCTCGGTACCCTTATCAACGAAGGCAACCGATATCTGTTCTCCGGTCAGTGGTGGGTGGTGCTGTTCCCCTCTATGGTGCTGGTGATCTTGGCTCTTTCGGTCAACCTAGTGGGTGACTGGTTGCGCGATGCCCTCAATCCCAAGCTGCGTTAAGGAGCAAGACAATGGAAGATACGAACAACAATCGCGGTGAGGTTACTCTAGAAGTCGATGGTCTGTGCATCGAGTTCTCCCATCGCAAGGGTAACCTGAAGGCGATACAACATGTGTCATTCGAGATGCGCAAAGGCGAGATTCTCGGTGTAGTGGGCGAGTCGGGGGCAGGCAAGTCGCTGACCGGCTCGGCGATCACAGGCCTGTTAGAGGCGCCGGGTTTCATTGCCAGCGGCGAGATCCGACTCTATGGCGAACGGATCGATAACCTGAAGGAAGATCGGCGACGACTGCTGCGTGGCAAGGAGATCGGTGCGATCTTTCAGGATCCGCTGACAAGTCTAAACCCCGTACTGACGGTCGGAAAACAGCTGATTGAAACCATTCAGACCCATCTGCCGCTGTCCCACGTCCAAGCCCGGCAGAAGGCGCTGGATTTGATGAAAGAGGTGGGTATACCTGCGGCTGAACAGCGTATCGATCAATATCCTCATCAGTTTTCCGGCGGCATGCGTCAGCGTATCGTGATAGCTTTGGCTCTTTGTGTCGAACCCAAGGTGATTATCGCCGATGAGCCGACCACGGCGCTGGATGTGTCGGTACAGGCTCAGGTGCTACAGCTGCTACGCCGGTTGTGCAAGCAGCATGATGCCTCTGTAATGCTGGTGACTCACGATATGGGTGTGATAGCCGAAATCTGCGATCAGGTAGCAGTAATGTATGCGGGCCGGCTGGTGGAGATAGGACCTGTAGAGTCAGTACTTAAGTCACCGAAACATCCTTATACGGTGGGACTAATGGGCTCGATCCCACGTATCGGGGTACGGGAACCGCGGCTGGCGCAGATCCCCGGATCCATGCCCCGGCTCAATGCCATCCCCCAGGGCTGTGCCTTTAATCCCCGCTGCCCCAACAGCAGCGCCGAATGCCTACAGCGTGAGCCAGAGATGAAAACGGTCGGTGACTCCCGGGTTGCCTGTCTGAAAGTGATGCAAGAGGAGCTGGTGTGATGAGCGAGATGATCGAAGAAAGAGGCTTACTCGAGGTACGCAACCTACATATCAAGTTCGATATATCCAAGCCGTTTATTCACCGGCTACTGAACAGAACGGAAAAAACATATGTGCACGCGGTGCGCGGCATCGATTTTAGCATCCGCAGGGGAGAGACCTTCAGCTTGGTGGGCGAGTCCGGTTGCGGAAAGTCAACGGTGGCCCGGTTATTGTCGGGTTTGTATCAGCCGACAGAGGGCGAGATCAGCTATCAGGGCACAGTGCTTGCCGGAGCCAGCCGTGAGCAGCGTCAATATATCCGCCGCCGTTGCCAGATGATATTCCAGGATCCATTTGCCAGTCTTAATCCACGCTGGAAGGTGGATCGCATCATCGCTGAGCCGCTGGTGTTGTT is a window of Oceanisphaera sp. IT1-181 DNA encoding:
- a CDS encoding ABC transporter permease produces the protein MMFAFIIQRLLQACVVMLTVALIAFTMFQFVGDPIAGMLPESATQFERDELREKLGLNDSVITQYGRFVGNIAQGDFGISYYNKMDVLNLILERLPATLELVFVAVIISLLVGLPAGVWVSLSRNKWLTSLVQTISLIGVSLPSFIAGIVLIIVFSVWLGWFPSHGRGDIVEFGWWSSGLFSRSGWASIILPALSLALFMITMIMRLVRSEMKEVLRTDYIKFAKARGIRQRSINYTHALRNSLLPVITIIGLQIGGLIAFAVVTETVFQWPGMGLLFIQAVNYVDIPVISAYLVFISLIFICINTLVDILYRVIDPRLKTA
- a CDS encoding ABC transporter permease, which codes for MSINTTKAALTGQNSPRPGGLKKIWQQLLAACDSDIAYNFRTSRLTMFATAVLALLLFGGIGASLMAHYDPFDMAAFDLMDSELPPFWVEGGEGRFWLGTDIQGRDVYSLILHGLQVSLIVGFISVTCAMALGVTLGVVSGYFGGMIDALIMRLADAMLSFPTIMFALLVSGAARGLLPQEMHDQMAVYIIVISITLTGWMQYARTVRGSTLQEGNKEYVQAAKVMGSSNMRIMFQHILPNVLSPVMVLATLHLALAVLTEATLSFLGVGMPPHQPSLGTLINEGNRYLFSGQWWVVLFPSMVLVILALSVNLVGDWLRDALNPKLR
- a CDS encoding ABC transporter ATP-binding protein; its protein translation is MEDTNNNRGEVTLEVDGLCIEFSHRKGNLKAIQHVSFEMRKGEILGVVGESGAGKSLTGSAITGLLEAPGFIASGEIRLYGERIDNLKEDRRRLLRGKEIGAIFQDPLTSLNPVLTVGKQLIETIQTHLPLSHVQARQKALDLMKEVGIPAAEQRIDQYPHQFSGGMRQRIVIALALCVEPKVIIADEPTTALDVSVQAQVLQLLRRLCKQHDASVMLVTHDMGVIAEICDQVAVMYAGRLVEIGPVESVLKSPKHPYTVGLMGSIPRIGVREPRLAQIPGSMPRLNAIPQGCAFNPRCPNSSAECLQREPEMKTVGDSRVACLKVMQEELV